A section of the Sphingomonas ginsenosidivorax genome encodes:
- a CDS encoding polyphosphate kinase 2 family protein, giving the protein MTIDLSDFEDGKKYDGHYKRALAKLEARLERIQVAHIVHGKRAIVMFEGWDAAGKGGIIQRMTAAWDPRHFDVYPIAAPSAEEKAHDFLWRFETRVPPARSIAVFDRSWYGRVLVERVEGFATQEEWRRAYDEINAFEAHQVENGTTLIKLFVHTTQKEQDKRLKARLNDPWKRWKTGLDDYHNRARRADYRLAMDEMFARTDTAAAPWLAIDGNNKKAARIAALTAIADRLEQGVPMDPPLLDPAVAAVAKAALGL; this is encoded by the coding sequence ATGACGATCGACCTGTCCGACTTTGAAGACGGCAAGAAATATGACGGCCACTACAAGCGCGCGCTAGCGAAGCTGGAGGCACGGCTGGAGCGCATTCAGGTCGCGCATATAGTCCATGGCAAGCGTGCCATCGTCATGTTCGAAGGCTGGGACGCGGCGGGCAAGGGCGGCATCATCCAGCGCATGACCGCGGCCTGGGATCCGCGACATTTCGACGTCTATCCGATCGCTGCCCCGTCCGCCGAGGAAAAGGCGCACGACTTTCTCTGGCGCTTCGAGACTCGCGTGCCGCCCGCGCGCAGCATCGCGGTGTTCGACCGCAGCTGGTACGGCCGCGTCCTCGTCGAGCGGGTCGAGGGGTTCGCGACCCAGGAGGAATGGCGCCGCGCCTATGACGAGATCAACGCGTTCGAAGCGCACCAGGTCGAGAACGGCACGACGCTGATCAAGCTGTTCGTGCACACCACGCAGAAGGAGCAGGATAAGCGGCTGAAGGCCCGGCTGAACGATCCGTGGAAGCGGTGGAAGACGGGTCTCGACGACTATCACAACCGCGCACGCCGCGCCGACTACCGGCTCGCGATGGACGAGATGTTCGCGCGGACCGATACGGCCGCCGCACCCTGGCTCGCGATCGACGGCAACAACAAGAAGGCGGCACGGATCGCGGCGCTGACCGCGATCGCGGATCGGCTGGAACAGGGTGTGCCGATGGACCCGCCGCTGCTCGATCCGGCGGTCGCGGCCGTCGCAAAGGCTGCGCTCGGACTGTAG